A segment of the Anthonomus grandis grandis chromosome 11, icAntGran1.3, whole genome shotgun sequence genome:
GTGTAAGGGTGATAAGCCGTCTGGGTCTCGTTGGTTGATGTTGAGGTCAAGAGTCAGAAGTTCCCTGTAAGTATTCAGGTTTACGGACAATGTTTGTAACAGGGATTTCAAGTTAGACAACGTTTTGTATGATAgtgtaatgattttttatttaaaattaaaattttcagagGCATTCTGTAACAACAATTAAAAGGTGAGAGAGAAAAAGAGTCACCGAGTTACTAGCTTGTCAAAGagttatatagaaaaatagcgtttttttttctggagagtgtctaattatacccgaaaaatatcatttaattcCCATCCTcttgttatttttaaactgagatagggatatataaatgagaattagatttttccacctatattatatattatcgtttcattttcttaatagtgtttggatagcctggaaatagtgtttttctcccgtaatgtgtctaactaaacccgaaaaacataatttcattcccatcctcttctaatttttaaactgaggtAGGgttatataaatgagaattcgatttttccacctttttctatatcatcgtttcgtTTTCTTAACCCTTAAATGAATTTTGTTGCAAAAGTGCTACATACTTATTTCACCTATCCTAAACTACTaacgaaatattttattttgagtgCATATCGTTGTATATTTACAACAGTAGTattcagtaaaaaattgttatatataCTTTTGTgcagatgaaaaaaaaatttttgttttgtggacGTTGCATATATGCAACATTGTGCATTTAGCgcttagtttatatttttgttttaacattaTCCAATGtagtaaatatagaaaaattttgtattttcagaGTTTGACACATAAAATGAGCTAAAATCGATCTCTTAGTGATAAGAAGTTGCAATCCATATGGGAAAACTAGTCGGATAGTGAAGATGGAATTGATTTTTTGGATACTAACAGCGAAGCAGCCCCAAATTACATTTTGAGTGATTCAGATGAGAACGATGAGAATCAAGTGCAAATAAAGGCAATGGACGATGGGGTTGAAATTAAAGGGTGTCAGGTAGAGCCATCTAATAAAGTAAGAAATGATTCCCaaacaagtacaaaaaaatttgtaaaaaggaACGTAACTTGGAAGCAGCGTAAATATTGTGCTGCTTCCAAGCTTGAACGATCTTCAATTAGCATTTTATGGCGATGAAGTCCTTTCTCGGGAAGTAATGGCGTTGGAGCCTCtatccagtttttttaaaatattttttaaacgatGAACTAATCGATAAACGTCAACGAAACCAATTTGTATTGCGTTTAAAAGAACCCCAAACAATCAAGTTAGCTTTTCTGCCACTGACAAggaaatttattggaatttgtTATTACACGTCCATAGTAAACTTGCCAAATGTACGATCATACTGGAATATGAATATAGGTTACGACCCTGTTCGAAATGACATGCCTATAaatacatttgaaaaaataatgttaaacgTTACGTTCATTTTAACGACAATAATAAGCATTTACTTAAAGACGATAATTATTATGATAGACTTCACAAATTGCGAACACTAATTGAGCACCTAAATGCCCTATCTGTAGACGAACAAATGTGTTCAACTAAAGCGCGGGTGTAAGTGGATTTGCCTACCGATTTGAAATTTATTCTGGGAGTGAAAATCATCAAACAACAACGGACGGTGAACCTGATATTAGATCGGTTGCAAATATCGTAATTAGTTTATCTCGGATTATACCTACTATGCAGAATTATAGACTAATTTGTGAGAATTATTACAACACTCTAGAGCTAATGGTATATCTTGTTAAAAGGGGGATATATTCTCTTGGAACTGTTCGTCGTAATAGAATTCCAGATTGTAAACTAccataataaactaaaaaaggaaaagCGTGGTAGCTCAGTTGAATATGTTAGCACCATCGACGGGGTTGAATTGTCCTCTGTTATTGGAAGGACAGTAGATGTCTTACTCTCTTGTCAACTTATGCTGGCTGGCAGCCTCTAGGTAATGTCAAAAGATTCGAcaaaaaagaatacaaaaacATTGAAATTGAGTGCCCCAATATTATTCGCGAATACAATCGTCACATGGGAGGGGTTGATTTAACGGACAGCTTTATAGGAAGATATCGAATAAAACTAAAGAGTAGAAAATGGTATCTACGGATTTTTTGCCATTTGTTGGATTTAACTAtggcttttatataaaaaagttatgaacGCAAAAGGAAAATAGTCGGAAATACtgcaacaataaaaatttagaagCATAGTTGCTAACTGTCTTTGTAATGTAGAAAAATCTACGGCCAAAAGAGGTAGACCATCAAGTTCATTAGGTCGGGAAATTCAAGCTAAGGTACAGCGAGGAAATGCCCAGCACGTACCAACAAAATAAGTGCATAGGATCAAGTGTCTCATTCGTCAGTGTTTTCCGAAAAAAGAACCAGATGCAAACTTTCTGGTTGCAACGGATACACCGACATCGCGTGCGAAAAATGTGGAGTGGtattatgcttaaaaaaaaaataaaaattgttttaaaaaatttcatgaataaataaTCTAATTTGCCTGTAAATGCACAATATTGCAAAAttgcaacaataaaaaatttggagaaaaaagacagatttaaggaaaaatattttttaaattatttttcccaGTTTTCTAACCATATTTTAgcgtaaaaatttttttttacccaaaacaaaaaagtttaaatgcaTTTAAGggttaatagtgtttggatcgcctggaaatagtgttttttgtattttattagtcaaattattccagaaaaacatcattttactcccatactcttctaattttcaacctgagatagagatatataaatCAGAATTCtactttttctatatcattgtttcgttttcttaatagtgtttggatcgcttgaaaatagtgtttttcttgtTTAACTAGTCAAATTATctcagaaaaacatcactttactcccatactcttctaattttcaCAGTGAGATAGGGaaatataaatgagaattccactttttcactttttctatatcattgtttcGTTTTCTTAacagtgtttggatcgcctggaaatagtgtttttcgtcTTTAATTAGTCAAATCATtccagaaaaacatcattttactCCCATACTCTTGTAATTTTCAACGTGAGATAGGGATATAGAAATGAGAattccactttttcactttttctatatcatggtttcattttctaaatagtcaTTGGATCGcatagaaataatgtttttctttttttaattagttaaactatttcagaaaaatatcactttactcccatactcttctaattttcaacctgagatagagatatataaatgagaattccacttttccacctttttctatatcatcgtttcgtTTTCTTAacagtgtttggatcgcctagaaatagtgtttttcgtcTTTAATTAGTCAAATCAttccagaaaaaaatcattttactcCCATACTCTTGTAATTTTCAACGTGAGATAGGGATGTAGAAATGAGAattccactttttcactttttctatatcatcgtatcgtttttttaatagtgtttaaaTCACCGGGAAATactgtttttcttctttaattagTCAAATTATTCtaggaaaacatcactttactcctatcctcttctattttttaaactgagatagggatatataaatatgaattcgacttttccacctttttctatatcatcgtttcattttcttaatagtattTGGATCACTTGGAAATagggtttttcttttttaattagtcaaattattccagaaaaacatcactttactcccatactcttctaattttcaaagtgagataggaatatataaatgagaattccaCTCTCCACCTTTTTCTATGTCATCGTTTCGTTTTCTTAGTAGTGTTTAGATcgcctgaaaatagtgtttttcgtcTTTAATTAGTCAAATTATtcccaaaaaacatcacttgGTTTTCACACTAACTCTTTTAcataataaaagtgttttttggaaaaaccacgaactttcaaataattattttcaattatttatagaACCTAAAGCCTTCTTAGCTAACTAGaactaaaacattaaatttgtaCTGTAAGTTGCCTATCTGTTATGATGCTTTATTTATAGGCAACctattttactatttaatactGAGGTCCTCACCGTCAAAATTAATCCAACTTTAGGGTTCcttcaaggtttttttttaaggtactGAGATATGGCTctttgaaatttaaagaaaatgaaagtgtttttgtgaaaaaaccacaaattttttattaatttttctcagTTTGGCAGTTTTCTATAGAGCTTAAAGCTTTTCTATAAGTCTTTTACTCAAGTTCTTACTAgcgtacaaattttaaattaaatgaaactagataagtaagttaaataaaattaaaaagacacctctttatatttcaaaatcgaattgaacatttttaaatataattcagtTTCTCATGTATAGAAAAACACTTGAGTGCTCACTAGTGTCCAGTTTTTAAATGGTGATATATGCCCTTAGATCCAACAACGCTAAAGCTCCAGATTACCGAGAggattttgaaatgaaaattaaccctttcaagaaattattaataaaacatttaaaatccaaatttaaatttaaagataaatgattaCACTAACATAAAAACGTCTTCTAGTCTAATTTCTTCATTATGGTGTACAACCTAAATTTCAACTTACTTAAGAATTTCTTCCTTGGTGTCCTGCTGAACcgcaaaatgaattaaattctGCCCATCATAATCTACCTGATGGTAATTAACTGATTCACACTTCAAAAGGTATTTTACCACATCCAAATGGGCATTTTTTATAGCAAGCATTAAAGGACTCTCCCCCTCAACTGTGACAGCATTAACATCCGATCCTGCGGATATTAAATGCTCCACGAATGCTTTTAAGCCTTTTTCACATGCCGCATGTAGTGCAGTTTTCTTCAGTTTACTCTTTTGGAAAATATCCGCGCCATTTTTCACGAGTGTTCGAAACAGTTCCAGATTTGTTGCCATAATGGCAGGAGTTTCACCTACAAAAGCGGAAATGgtttaaattaacatttcccTTAATGATGTGTTCTTACCTATGGCATCTTTGGCGTTTACGTTCGCGTTATGTTGCAAAAGCAATTTTACGATGCCCGTATGGTTATTGAGACAAGCCAGATGGAGCGGGGTTTGCCTCTTTGAATTTAAGATGTCTGGAAACGCTTTGAGTGCCAGGAGTTTCTCGACTGTTTCGAGGTTACCTGGAATATTTAATGGGAGTGTATTACGGCCCGGAGGGTGTATATGTTCCCACTTAAAAGTTTTTCAGGTTAGTGATTATGTTTATGTAGGTTGTTAGAACGTTCTCAAGTTACCGCTAtcaagatattaatattttttgaaaggaaaatgaagttaaaaaatggttaaaattagCATATCTTTGAAGTgtattctcttaattttttgaagGTCTGTGCAATTGtaaaagtggattttttaaaatgtttttgaagttTTATAGAAACTCCTTAAAACCTATAATTACAATAGGGACCTGAAACTTCAAAACATTCAACAAAATTAGCccttttgaaatatattttctattagattttttttgaagtttctcaaaaTCATTCTCATGTTTTATATATACTCCTAAAATCTTGCAATtatgataattaaataaataattttttaaaattttcaaagtattttttagtgAAGATTTAGGCGTGACTTGTTCCAATTTTAAACTTGtctatgtccgaaacatgttggGAATTTTAACCCATATGTAAAATAACAGTAGAGGGAGacattttaccttaaaatattttctgtttaattGCTGAAGTTTTATAGAAatgcctatttttttataattttaataataaaattaaactttaaaaaactcgtcaaaattaacattttgcaaaataaattcttacaaTTATGAGAATAAAATGAAgcttaaaaaagtcaaaaatgaagctgataaaatcaatttattttttatttaatttctgaaattttatggaaattCTTACGATCTTACGACTTTAAGTAGTGAAATGAAgcttcttcaaaatatttttttatttagtatttgaaGTTTTATAGAAAGAACTTATAATTATTGTAGTAGTAAAATTAAACTAATGTCTGTTTAATTTCTGAAGCTCTATAGAAACATCCAAGATCTTATAATTGTAATACTGAAATAAAGCATTTGTACTAGTAAAATGATGCTTCAAAatattcctttttaatttttgaagcttcataggaacttttaatttttttttaaattgtaaaataatgcttcaaaaaaagcatcaaaatttacatttttgtgaagtctccaaaatattttctatttaattgcTGAAGCTCTATAAAAACTCTTAAGAGGTTGCTATTATGATAGTGaaatgaagttaaaaaaattaattaaaattaggattttgtGACGCTAATAATTTCTGAAGCTCTATAGAAACTCCTAATCTTTCACAATTATAAGAGAAAAAAGAAGcttcaaaaaatttatcaaatctGGTACtttctaactttaaaaaatattttctatttaatttctaaaattttat
Coding sequences within it:
- the LOC126742509 gene encoding putative ankyrin repeat protein RF_0381, giving the protein MKLKFNFMDFDLFEVARNNCFSLLNIALDNLTIYNFEINSFDPKGYTLLHYAAEYGNLETVEKLLALKAFPDILNSKRQTPLHLACLNNHTGIVKLLLQHNANVNAKDAIGETPAIMATNLELFRTLVKNGADIFQKSKLKKTALHAACEKGLKAFVEHLISAGSDVNAVTVEGESPLMLAIKNAHLDVVKYLLKCESVNYHQVDYDGQNLIHFAVQQDTKEEILKELLTLDLNINQRDPDGLSPLHIASSNNNTKMIKLLIQNGADIHIKDHDGYTALHIAADHEVNAEAVETLVELGADVNAKTCHGDLPFHRACASGSEKGIMVLFSKGVLQVRNKYGYTPLMVAEECSRVNVRSLLKSLEGGRKKRVSFSR